The following coding sequences lie in one Flagellimonas eckloniae genomic window:
- a CDS encoding HEPN domain-containing protein: protein MQSFRTEIENPVVEKDILELEKKILQFKGGKIDEEKFRSLRLARGVYGQRQQGVQMIRIKLPYGKVTSNQLLRICDVSDEYSRGRLHITTRQDIQIHYVDLDRTPELWAQLEKDDVTLREACGNTVRNVTASETAGIDVDEPFDVSPYAHAVFQYFLRNPIGQEMGRKFKVSFSASDADTGLSYMHDLGFIAKIKNGERGFKVLLAGGLGSQPRHADVLYDFLPSDKIIPLMEGTIRVFDRYGERKSRAKARMKFLLKDIGLDGFKTLLEEEQLAIPHQSYPIDFENYPKPEIVSVDTPYVQIQDTKKFEQWKSTNLIPQKQNGYVAIGIKVLLGDFYTDKARELANLIKNYAAGEIRLSLRQNILIPYVKEELVPFFYLELQKLGFVEAGYNKALDITACPGTDTCNLGIASSTGIAEELERVIKAEYPQYISNPDVVIKISGCMNACGQHNMANIGFQGMSVRTKDKLVAPALQVLLGGGNFGNGKGRFADKVVKIPSKRGPQALRLILDDFNANGNGASFADYYWDKGEHYFYDFLKPLTDIENLTQDDFIDWGNAEKYKKEIGIGECAGVIVDLVATLFLESEEKIQNSEEALAQEKWAASIYYSYQSIVNSAKALLTSEKVKTNNHASIIKDFDRLYVESGKIAFSGSFEDITLQLNKNKPTQEFATNYLKDAKQVLEQLEAYRKLELAHA, encoded by the coding sequence ATGCAAAGCTTTAGAACAGAAATAGAGAATCCCGTTGTTGAAAAGGATATTTTAGAATTGGAGAAAAAAATCCTTCAATTTAAGGGAGGGAAAATTGATGAAGAAAAGTTTAGGAGTCTTCGTTTAGCGAGAGGGGTCTATGGGCAACGTCAACAAGGCGTACAGATGATCCGTATTAAATTACCGTACGGAAAAGTAACTTCTAATCAATTACTTCGTATTTGTGATGTTTCCGATGAATATTCCAGAGGAAGATTACACATTACCACCCGTCAAGATATTCAGATTCATTATGTTGATTTAGATCGTACCCCAGAATTGTGGGCGCAATTGGAAAAAGATGATGTTACCTTGCGCGAAGCCTGCGGAAATACAGTACGAAATGTTACAGCAAGTGAAACAGCCGGAATCGATGTTGATGAACCTTTTGATGTATCTCCATATGCGCATGCTGTTTTTCAGTATTTTCTACGAAACCCTATAGGGCAGGAAATGGGTAGGAAATTCAAGGTCTCGTTTTCTGCCAGTGATGCTGATACCGGACTTTCTTATATGCATGATTTAGGTTTTATCGCTAAAATTAAAAATGGAGAAAGAGGCTTTAAAGTGCTGTTGGCGGGTGGATTAGGTTCTCAACCACGTCACGCGGATGTGCTGTATGACTTTTTACCATCGGATAAAATAATTCCATTAATGGAAGGTACTATTCGCGTTTTTGATAGATATGGAGAACGCAAGAGTCGTGCAAAAGCAAGAATGAAGTTCCTATTGAAAGATATTGGCTTGGACGGATTCAAGACACTTTTGGAAGAAGAACAATTGGCAATTCCACATCAGTCTTATCCCATAGATTTTGAAAACTACCCAAAGCCAGAAATAGTAAGTGTTGATACTCCTTATGTTCAGATTCAGGATACTAAAAAATTTGAGCAGTGGAAATCGACCAATCTAATTCCTCAGAAACAAAATGGCTACGTTGCCATTGGAATAAAAGTTTTGTTGGGTGATTTTTATACGGACAAGGCCAGGGAACTGGCAAACTTGATTAAAAACTATGCAGCTGGTGAGATACGATTGTCGCTAAGACAGAACATCCTAATTCCATATGTAAAAGAGGAATTGGTTCCGTTTTTCTATTTGGAACTTCAAAAATTGGGATTTGTAGAAGCTGGCTATAACAAAGCATTGGACATTACGGCATGCCCGGGCACAGATACCTGTAATTTAGGTATTGCGAGCAGTACAGGAATTGCAGAAGAATTGGAACGTGTTATTAAGGCCGAATACCCACAGTATATCAGCAATCCAGATGTAGTTATTAAAATAAGTGGTTGCATGAATGCCTGCGGACAACACAATATGGCAAATATTGGTTTTCAGGGAATGTCCGTGCGCACAAAAGATAAATTAGTTGCTCCTGCCTTGCAAGTTTTGTTGGGTGGAGGAAATTTTGGAAATGGGAAGGGCAGATTTGCGGATAAAGTCGTTAAAATTCCAAGTAAAAGAGGTCCTCAGGCGTTGCGTCTAATTTTGGATGATTTCAATGCCAATGGAAATGGAGCCTCGTTTGCAGATTATTATTGGGATAAAGGAGAACATTATTTCTATGATTTCCTAAAACCGTTAACCGATATTGAAAACCTTACCCAAGACGATTTTATTGATTGGGGGAATGCAGAAAAATATAAGAAGGAGATTGGTATAGGAGAATGTGCTGGGGTAATTGTTGATTTGGTGGCAACTTTATTCTTGGAAAGTGAAGAAAAAATTCAAAATTCGGAAGAAGCACTTGCTCAAGAAAAATGGGCTGCAAGTATCTATTATTCGTATCAATCTATTGTGAATTCTGCCAAGGCACTATTGACATCGGAAAAAGTAAAAACAAACAATCATGCCAGTATAATTAAGGATTTTGATAGATTATATGTTGAATCTGGGAAAATAGCTTTTTCTGGGAGCTTTGAAGATATTACGCTTCAATTGAACAAAAACAAACCTACCCAAGAGTTTGCAACTAATTATTTGAAAGATGCAAAACAAGTTTTGGAACAATTGGAAGCATATAGAAAATTGGAATTGGCTCATGCATAA
- a CDS encoding RrF2 family transcriptional regulator: MLSKKTKYGLKALTYLASVDSKEPIQIAEIAKHENISQKFLESILLSLRRNGFLGSKKGKGGGYYLIKDPSEILMTTVMRVLEGPIAMVPCVSLNFYEKCDDCPDEHECSVHKLMLQVRDSALEVYRSNTLADLLE, encoded by the coding sequence ATGCTCTCCAAGAAGACTAAATACGGCCTTAAAGCGCTTACTTACCTCGCTTCAGTTGATAGTAAAGAACCCATACAAATTGCGGAAATAGCCAAACACGAGAACATCTCGCAAAAGTTTTTGGAAAGCATTTTACTCTCCTTAAGACGAAATGGATTTTTGGGTTCCAAGAAAGGAAAAGGAGGGGGGTATTATCTGATTAAAGACCCCAGTGAAATTTTAATGACCACGGTCATGCGAGTCTTGGAAGGGCCAATAGCTATGGTACCTTGCGTAAGTCTCAATTTTTACGAGAAGTGTGATGACTGTCCGGATGAGCATGAATGTTCAGTACATAAACTAATGCTACAAGTACGTGATAGTGCCTTGGAAGTATATCGCAGCAACACTTTGGCAGACTTGTTAGAGTAG
- a CDS encoding trans-sulfuration enzyme family protein has protein sequence MKHKKQFETEAIRTQSERTQFLEHSTPMYLTSSFVFEDAEDMRASFAEEKEHNIYSRYSNPNSTEFVEKVCKMEGAEAGFSFASGMAAVFSTFAALLESGDHIVSAKSIFGSTHTLFTQFFPKWNIGTSYFDINDLGEIEKLITPTTKIIYAESPTNPGVDVLDLEALGNIAKKHNLIFIVDNCFASPYLQQPIKFGADLVIHSGTKLMDGQGRVLAGVTVGNSYLVDKIYRFSRITGPALSPFNAWVLSKSLETLALRVDKHCTNALRLAEYLEDHKKIEWVKYPFLKSHPKYEIAKKQMKAGGCVVAFEVKGGLEAGRKFFDAIKMLSLSANLGDSRSIVTHPASTTHSKLTKEERESVGISDGMVRISVGLEHIDDIIADIKQALE, from the coding sequence ATGAAGCATAAAAAGCAATTTGAAACTGAAGCAATACGTACGCAATCGGAGCGGACACAGTTTTTGGAGCATTCCACTCCAATGTATCTGACTTCCAGTTTTGTTTTTGAGGATGCCGAGGATATGAGAGCTTCTTTTGCAGAAGAAAAGGAACATAATATATATTCTAGATATTCCAACCCAAATTCTACAGAGTTTGTAGAAAAGGTTTGTAAGATGGAAGGTGCAGAAGCAGGTTTTTCGTTCGCTTCCGGAATGGCGGCTGTTTTTTCCACATTTGCAGCGCTATTGGAAAGTGGTGACCATATTGTTTCCGCCAAAAGTATTTTTGGTTCTACCCACACTTTGTTCACGCAGTTTTTTCCAAAGTGGAATATTGGTACTAGCTATTTTGATATTAATGATTTAGGTGAAATTGAAAAGCTAATTACACCGACTACAAAGATTATTTATGCAGAATCGCCAACAAACCCTGGTGTTGATGTGCTTGATTTGGAGGCTTTAGGAAATATAGCCAAAAAGCATAACCTTATTTTCATTGTTGATAACTGTTTCGCGTCTCCCTATTTACAGCAGCCCATTAAGTTTGGTGCAGATTTGGTGATTCATTCAGGAACAAAATTGATGGATGGTCAGGGAAGGGTTTTGGCTGGAGTAACGGTTGGAAACAGTTACCTTGTGGATAAAATTTATCGTTTTTCAAGAATTACAGGCCCAGCACTTTCGCCATTTAATGCCTGGGTATTGTCCAAAAGTCTGGAAACTTTGGCCCTGCGAGTAGACAAGCATTGTACCAATGCATTGCGATTGGCGGAATATTTAGAAGACCATAAAAAAATTGAATGGGTGAAATATCCTTTTTTAAAATCCCATCCAAAATATGAAATTGCCAAAAAACAGATGAAAGCAGGAGGATGCGTGGTAGCATTTGAAGTGAAAGGTGGGCTGGAAGCCGGTAGGAAATTCTTTGATGCCATTAAAATGTTATCACTTTCCGCCAATTTGGGAGATTCCAGAAGTATTGTTACGCATCCTGCTTCAACTACACATAGTAAATTGACCAAAGAAGAACGGGAATCTGTTGGAATTTCAGATGGTATGGTTCGAATTTCCGTAGGATTGGAACACATTGATGATATTATAGCAGACATAAAGCAGGCATTGGAGTAA
- a CDS encoding phosphoadenosine phosphosulfate reductase family protein yields the protein MKINLDLEYWNNVLREKSPGEIIDWALLLSSKRIVTTSFGKYSAVLLNTFFLKNKSIDVIWCDTGYNLSETYSHASFLMEKFSLCVHSYVPKQSRAFTEFKLGMPSVDEPGHEEFTEIVKLEPFARALREHNPDIWFTNIRVRQTEYRNSKDILSYSKDGILKISPFYYWSDEDLDIYLEKNNLPKNENYFDPIKALTNRECGIHLQ from the coding sequence ATGAAAATAAATCTTGATTTGGAATACTGGAACAATGTTCTTAGGGAAAAATCTCCAGGAGAAATTATTGATTGGGCTTTATTACTTTCTTCAAAAAGAATAGTCACCACAAGCTTTGGTAAATACTCAGCAGTACTTTTAAACACTTTTTTTTTAAAAAATAAAAGTATTGATGTAATATGGTGTGATACAGGTTATAATTTATCCGAAACTTATTCCCATGCTTCTTTTCTAATGGAAAAGTTTTCACTTTGTGTTCATTCCTATGTTCCAAAACAATCTAGGGCATTCACAGAGTTTAAATTGGGTATGCCTAGTGTTGATGAGCCTGGACATGAGGAATTTACTGAGATAGTAAAACTTGAGCCTTTTGCTCGTGCTTTAAGGGAACATAATCCTGATATATGGTTTACAAATATTAGGGTTAGACAAACTGAATATAGAAATTCTAAGGATATTTTGAGCTACAGTAAGGATGGTATTTTAAAAATCAGTCCTTTTTATTATTGGTCCGATGAGGATTTGGATATTTATTTGGAGAAAAATAACCTACCCAAGAACGAAAACTATTTTGACCCTATTAAAGCACTGACAAATAGGGAATGTGGAATTCATTTACAATAA
- the cobA gene encoding uroporphyrinogen-III C-methyltransferase, whose protein sequence is MHKGRLTVVGAGPGDVDLITLKGIKALQKADVVLYDALVDTKLLDYAPDAEKIFVGKRKGCYAYQQEQINELIINRARSNKHVVRLKGGDPFVFGRGAEEMEFAAKHGLEVNVVPGISSSVSVPASQDIPVTKRGASESFWVITGTTKDHKLSKDVALAAKSNATVVILMGMSKLSEIMQLFKSEGKSNIPVAIIQNGTTDKEKMGIGTVASIEYKAREQQLSNPAIIVIGEVVNHRQKIVNIKKEYQQKEEVLLEKE, encoded by the coding sequence ATGCATAAGGGAAGATTGACAGTAGTTGGAGCCGGTCCAGGAGATGTGGATTTAATTACCCTAAAGGGCATTAAGGCATTACAAAAAGCAGATGTTGTGTTGTATGATGCTTTGGTAGATACAAAACTATTGGATTATGCACCCGATGCCGAAAAAATCTTTGTGGGTAAACGAAAAGGATGTTATGCCTATCAACAAGAACAAATCAATGAGTTGATAATCAATCGTGCACGTTCAAATAAGCATGTAGTACGGTTAAAAGGAGGAGACCCCTTTGTTTTTGGAAGAGGAGCAGAAGAAATGGAGTTCGCTGCCAAACATGGTTTGGAAGTTAATGTTGTTCCCGGTATTTCCTCTTCAGTATCTGTGCCAGCCTCTCAAGATATACCTGTTACCAAAAGAGGAGCTTCTGAGAGCTTTTGGGTGATTACTGGAACTACAAAAGATCATAAACTATCAAAGGATGTTGCCTTGGCAGCAAAGTCAAACGCAACAGTTGTGATTTTGATGGGAATGTCAAAACTGTCTGAGATTATGCAGCTTTTTAAAAGCGAGGGAAAGTCAAATATACCCGTAGCTATTATACAAAATGGTACTACGGATAAAGAAAAAATGGGTATTGGTACTGTTGCTTCTATTGAGTACAAGGCAAGGGAGCAGCAGTTATCCAATCCCGCAATTATTGTTATAGGTGAAGTGGTAAATCATCGACAAAAAATAGTGAATATTAAAAAAGAGTACCAGCAGAAAGAGGAAGTGTTATTAGAAAAAGAGTAA
- a CDS encoding NAD(P)/FAD-dependent oxidoreductase, with amino-acid sequence MIKTDILIIGAGPTGLFTVFEAGLLKLKTHLIDALPQPGGQCSEIYPKKPIYDIPAYPEILAGDLVDKLMEQIKPFEPGFTFGERAESLEKQEDGSFIVTTNKGTQHHAPVVVIAGGLGSFEPRKPLIPNIADYEDKGVSYIIKDPEIYRNKKVVIAGGGDSALDWAIYLADVASEVSLVHRRNEFRGALDSVEKASELAKLGKIKLFTEAQVTELHGENDLSGVVIAYNDKEKDNQYLEVDNFIPLFGLSPKLGPIGNWGLEIEKNAIRVNNAKDYQTNIPGVFAIGDVNTYEGKLKLILSGFHEAAVMCQYAYKIINPDKRFVMKYTTVGGVEGFDGTKKEAKKEVVQSIV; translated from the coding sequence ATGATTAAAACAGATATACTTATCATAGGAGCAGGTCCAACAGGACTTTTTACTGTATTTGAAGCAGGTTTGCTAAAACTGAAAACCCATTTAATAGATGCATTGCCGCAACCAGGAGGTCAATGTTCAGAAATTTATCCAAAAAAACCAATCTATGATATTCCGGCGTATCCGGAAATTTTGGCTGGTGATTTGGTGGATAAGTTGATGGAGCAAATAAAGCCATTTGAACCTGGTTTTACCTTTGGAGAACGTGCAGAAAGTTTGGAAAAACAAGAAGATGGGTCTTTTATCGTAACCACAAACAAAGGAACTCAGCATCATGCTCCAGTTGTGGTTATCGCTGGTGGTTTGGGTTCATTTGAGCCAAGAAAGCCCCTCATCCCAAATATTGCCGATTATGAAGACAAAGGTGTTTCCTATATTATAAAGGACCCTGAAATATATCGAAACAAAAAAGTGGTTATTGCAGGTGGTGGAGATTCTGCCTTGGATTGGGCCATTTACTTGGCAGATGTTGCCTCAGAAGTTTCTTTGGTTCACAGAAGAAATGAATTTAGAGGAGCATTGGATTCTGTTGAAAAAGCATCGGAGCTGGCAAAATTGGGTAAGATAAAACTCTTTACCGAAGCTCAGGTGACCGAATTACATGGTGAAAATGACCTTAGCGGCGTTGTCATTGCATATAACGACAAAGAAAAAGATAACCAGTATTTGGAAGTGGATAATTTTATTCCACTATTTGGACTTTCACCCAAACTGGGACCTATTGGAAACTGGGGTCTGGAGATTGAAAAAAATGCAATCAGAGTAAATAACGCAAAAGATTACCAAACCAATATTCCTGGGGTTTTTGCAATTGGAGATGTGAATACGTATGAAGGAAAATTGAAATTGATATTATCTGGATTCCATGAAGCGGCTGTAATGTGCCAGTATGCCTATAAAATTATCAATCCAGATAAACGATTTGTGATGAAATATACCACTGTTGGGGGAGTTGAAGGTTTTGATGGCACTAAAAAAGAAGCCAAAAAGGAAGTGGTGCAAAGCATAGTCTAA